The DNA window GACCGCGAAGTAGCGGCGGTCCTGTGCGTCGGTGATACCCGGCAGCCTCCCGAAGCCGGCGCTGCCGTCGACCGTGAAGCCCTGCGCCTCCTCGCTGAACTCGGCGCCGTGCCCGACGTAGTACTGCGCGGCCAGGCCGTCCGCGAACTCCGGCAGTACGTCGGTCAGCTCCGGGTGGATCGTCGCGCAGTGGTAGCACTCCATGAAGTTCTCGACGATCAGCTTCCAGTTGGCCGCCACGTCGTAGCCGATCCGCCGCCCCAGGGCCAGCTCCTCGGTCGCGTACCGCTCGATCGTCACGGTGTCGCCGAGCCGCTCCACGACGGCGCCGACGACGGTGTCCTCGAAGGACGGCGGCTCGTCGGCGAGGCAGATCCACGCGTAGCCGAGCCATTCCCGCAGAGCGACCTTCACGAGGCCGTACTCGGTGCGGTCGATGCCGGGCATCTGCCGGAGGTTGGGCGCGGCGACGAGCCTGCCGTCCAGTGCGTAGGTCCAGGCGTGGTACCGGCACACGAGGTTGCGCCGCACCTCCCCCGCGTCCTCGGTGCACAGCCGTGCGCCGCGGTGGCGGCACACGTTGAGGAAGGCACGCAGCTCGCCGGTACGGGTGCGCGTGACGATGACGCTCTCGCGGCCCGCCCGGACCGTGCGGAAGGCGCCGGGGCGGTCGAGATCGGCGCTGCGCACGGCGCAGTACCAGAGTGCCTCGAAGATCCGCTCCTGCTCGTCGCGGAAGATTCCGGGATCGGTGTAGAAACGGCCGGGCAGGGTGGAGATCAGGCCGGCGGTGCTCGTGGTGGTCGTCATGGCATGGGCTGCCTCTCGGCTCGGGCGGGCGCGGGGGCGGCGGGCACGTACGCGGGCTCTGCGGTGAGCCTGCGGGGGTCGAAGAGCTCGATGGGGTGCCGGGTCTCGCCCGTGAGCGCCAGGTCGGCGACGATCTCGCCGACGACGGGCACGAACTTGAAGCCGTGCCCGGAGAATCCGCAGGCGACGGTGACCGCGTCGGGGTGCCCCGGGTGCCGGGCGATCACGAA is part of the Streptomyces agglomeratus genome and encodes:
- a CDS encoding aromatic ring-hydroxylating oxygenase subunit alpha, translated to MTTTTSTAGLISTLPGRFYTDPGIFRDEQERIFEALWYCAVRSADLDRPGAFRTVRAGRESVIVTRTRTGELRAFLNVCRHRGARLCTEDAGEVRRNLVCRYHAWTYALDGRLVAAPNLRQMPGIDRTEYGLVKVALREWLGYAWICLADEPPSFEDTVVGAVVERLGDTVTIERYATEELALGRRIGYDVAANWKLIVENFMECYHCATIHPELTDVLPEFADGLAAQYYVGHGAEFSEEAQGFTVDGSAGFGRLPGITDAQDRRYFAVTIRPQVFVNLVPDHVIVHRMFPLAEDRTVVECDWLYAPGVVESGADLDKSVELFHRVNVQDFDACERTQPAMASRAYRDGGVLVPAEHHIGAFHGWVRERLEIPGGDAGQRGPQAAATPPGSGGGAPAARPSRAR